The following are encoded in a window of Mycobacteroides chelonae CCUG 47445 genomic DNA:
- a CDS encoding class I SAM-dependent methyltransferase: MTENLQDMFESSYRGEAPEQLAARPPWSIGQPQPEILTLIEQGKVHGDVLDAGCGEAATALYLAERGHAAVGLDAAPTAIELAKGYAAERGLTNVTFDVADISNFTGYDGRFGTIIDSTLFHSMPVALREGYQQSIVRAAAPGATYIVLVFDKAGFPPDIDGPYPVTEPELRAIVSKFWTIDDISPARLYANGEGFKDGAAQGFAEVREEPNGRVSMAGWLLQAHLD; encoded by the coding sequence ATGACCGAGAACCTGCAAGACATGTTCGAATCCTCGTATCGCGGTGAGGCACCCGAGCAACTCGCCGCTCGGCCGCCGTGGAGCATCGGGCAGCCGCAGCCCGAAATCCTGACACTCATCGAGCAGGGCAAGGTGCACGGCGACGTGTTGGATGCCGGGTGCGGGGAGGCCGCGACCGCTCTGTACCTCGCCGAGCGAGGCCATGCGGCCGTCGGCCTGGACGCCGCGCCCACGGCGATCGAGCTGGCCAAGGGTTACGCGGCCGAGCGCGGCCTCACCAATGTCACCTTTGACGTCGCCGACATCTCGAATTTCACGGGGTACGACGGGCGCTTCGGGACGATCATCGACTCGACGCTGTTCCATTCGATGCCCGTCGCCTTGCGTGAGGGATATCAGCAGTCGATCGTGCGTGCCGCGGCACCGGGCGCCACGTACATCGTGCTGGTTTTCGACAAGGCGGGCTTTCCCCCGGATATCGACGGGCCCTATCCCGTCACCGAACCCGAGCTGCGCGCGATCGTGTCCAAGTTCTGGACCATCGACGACATCAGCCCGGCACGGCTGTACGCCAACGGCGAGGGATTCAAGGACGGCGCGGCACAGGGCTTCGCCGAAGTCCGCGAAGAGCCCAACGGCCGAGTCTCGATGGCGGGCTGGCTGCTACAGGCACACCTGGACTGA
- the nusB gene encoding transcription antitermination factor NusB, giving the protein MADSGSTGRASAKGGRRKARKRAVDLLFEAEARDMTAAAVADERRGLAEAKPDVEPLNPYTVTVAHGVTEHATHIDELISSHLQGWTLARLPAVDRAIMRVAVWELLHAEDVPEVVAVDEAVELAKQLSTDESPAFVNGVLGQLMLVTPHIRGGSASSSAE; this is encoded by the coding sequence ATGGCTGATAGCGGTTCGACCGGCCGCGCCTCCGCCAAGGGCGGCCGCCGCAAGGCGCGTAAGCGGGCAGTGGACCTGCTGTTCGAGGCCGAGGCGCGGGATATGACGGCAGCCGCGGTGGCCGATGAGCGTCGCGGCCTGGCGGAGGCGAAGCCCGACGTGGAGCCGCTGAACCCCTACACGGTGACGGTCGCGCACGGTGTCACCGAGCACGCCACGCACATCGACGAGCTGATCTCCTCGCATCTGCAGGGCTGGACGCTGGCCAGGCTGCCCGCGGTGGACCGCGCGATTATGCGCGTCGCGGTGTGGGAGCTGCTCCATGCCGAGGACGTGCCCGAGGTAGTGGCTGTCGACGAAGCGGTCGAGCTGGCCAAACAGCTTTCCACCGACGAGTCACCGGCGTTCGTGAACGGCGTGCTGGGTCAGCTCATGCTGGTGACCCCGCACATCCGGGGTGGCTCGGCTTCCAGCTCCGCGGAATAG
- the pyrR gene encoding bifunctional pyr operon transcriptional regulator/uracil phosphoribosyltransferase PyrR has translation MLSAADVGRTISRIAHQIIEKTALSDSSDAPRVVLVGIPTRGATLAKRLAAHITEFSGVEVPAGFLDITLYRDDLRNKPHRPLERTSIPEGGVDGALVVLVDDVLFSGRTVRSALDALRDLGRPRAVQLAVLVDRGHRELPLRADYVGKNVPTARSEDVKVLLAEHDGCDAVVINSAQGEAS, from the coding sequence CTGTTGTCCGCCGCAGATGTCGGCAGGACCATCTCGCGTATCGCGCATCAAATCATCGAGAAGACCGCTCTTTCCGATTCCAGTGACGCGCCCCGCGTCGTGCTGGTCGGTATCCCGACACGCGGCGCGACCCTGGCCAAACGATTGGCCGCCCACATCACCGAGTTCTCCGGTGTCGAGGTGCCCGCCGGATTCCTGGACATCACGCTCTACCGCGACGACTTGCGCAACAAACCCCACCGACCGCTGGAACGCACCTCCATTCCCGAAGGTGGGGTCGATGGTGCGCTGGTGGTGCTCGTCGACGACGTGTTGTTCTCGGGCCGCACCGTGCGCTCGGCGCTCGACGCGCTGCGGGATCTGGGCCGGCCGCGTGCGGTGCAGCTGGCGGTGCTGGTTGATCGCGGGCACCGTGAACTGCCGCTGCGCGCCGATTACGTCGGCAAGAACGTGCCGACCGCACGCTCCGAAGACGTCAAGGTGCTGCTGGCCGAACACGACGGCTGCGACGCCGTGGTCATCAACAGCGCGCAGGGGGAGGCCTCGTGA
- the efp gene encoding elongation factor P has translation MASTADFKNGLVLNIDGQLWQITEFQHVKPGKGPAFVRTKLKNVLSGKVVDKTFNAGVKVETATVDRRDTTYLYRDGDSFVFMDSQDYEQHHLTPELVGDAHRFLLESMTVQVAFNEGAPLYIELPVSVELVVTHTEPGLQGDRSSAGTKPATMETGAEIQVPLFINTGDRLKVDTRDASYLGRVNG, from the coding sequence GTGGCTTCAACCGCCGATTTCAAGAACGGCCTGGTGCTCAACATCGATGGTCAGCTGTGGCAGATCACCGAGTTCCAGCACGTGAAGCCCGGTAAGGGACCGGCGTTCGTGCGCACCAAGCTCAAGAACGTGCTGTCGGGCAAGGTCGTCGATAAGACCTTCAACGCGGGTGTGAAGGTCGAGACCGCGACCGTCGACCGGCGCGACACCACCTACCTGTACCGCGACGGCGACTCGTTCGTGTTCATGGACAGCCAGGATTACGAGCAGCATCACCTCACTCCCGAGCTGGTCGGCGACGCACACCGGTTCCTGCTGGAGAGCATGACCGTGCAGGTCGCGTTCAACGAGGGCGCGCCGCTGTACATCGAGCTGCCGGTGTCGGTCGAGCTGGTGGTGACGCACACCGAGCCGGGCCTGCAGGGTGATCGTTCCAGCGCGGGCACCAAGCCGGCGACGATGGAAACCGGCGCCGAGATCCAGGTGCCGTTGTTCATCAACACCGGTGACCGCCTCAAGGTCGACACGCGCGACGCCAGCTACCTCGGCCGCGTGAATGGCTGA
- a CDS encoding DUF4259 domain-containing protein, producing MGAWGAGPFDNDDAADFLGDLRQSDDIELQLARCLRLANADYLEAPEGSTVVAAAAVIAIRCSGQVDMRVGQWSEAVADIVIKQTQAYALAVLARGAIARVQASGSELADLWTDADPAEWVAEVTAIERSLRDVEGDGYQDWAPYPDLTNAATVGLRDPKVALDALRAVVDISEVSAFVLDREPAEQSEGLWQEVALTDGRRLVMWHGEDKSGLLGSSEFTSSIRVIPLGAITDRQLKTTYQQLGAERSLLAVELWLSTVTPEKSRAVSISETEWEVQDFYFAKSIVDGGLAQMERLLQFGRAVAQRV from the coding sequence GTGGGAGCCTGGGGTGCTGGACCGTTTGACAACGATGACGCTGCCGACTTCCTGGGGGATCTCAGGCAGAGCGATGATATCGAGCTTCAACTGGCGCGATGCTTGCGTCTGGCGAATGCTGACTACCTCGAGGCGCCAGAGGGGTCAACGGTGGTCGCTGCCGCTGCGGTGATTGCCATCCGATGTTCAGGCCAGGTCGATATGCGTGTGGGGCAGTGGTCGGAAGCGGTGGCCGACATTGTCATAAAGCAAACTCAAGCATATGCGCTTGCGGTGCTGGCGCGCGGCGCGATCGCCCGGGTACAGGCTTCGGGCAGTGAGCTCGCCGATCTGTGGACCGATGCGGATCCAGCCGAGTGGGTGGCCGAGGTGACAGCCATCGAGCGTTCACTGCGCGATGTCGAGGGCGATGGGTACCAGGACTGGGCACCGTATCCGGACCTCACCAACGCCGCGACCGTCGGACTCCGGGACCCGAAGGTGGCGCTCGATGCGCTGCGGGCGGTGGTGGACATCTCGGAGGTGTCTGCCTTCGTTCTGGATCGTGAACCAGCTGAGCAGTCGGAAGGTCTGTGGCAGGAGGTGGCGCTGACCGACGGCCGCAGGCTTGTGATGTGGCACGGCGAGGACAAGTCCGGACTGCTCGGATCATCGGAGTTCACCTCATCGATCCGGGTGATTCCGCTGGGCGCGATCACCGACCGTCAGCTGAAGACGACGTATCAACAGCTGGGTGCGGAGCGCTCGCTGCTCGCCGTCGAATTGTGGCTCTCGACGGTGACTCCAGAAAAGAGTCGCGCGGTCTCGATCTCGGAAACCGAGTGGGAAGTGCAGGATTTCTACTTCGCCAAGTCGATCGTGGACGGCGGTCTCGCGCAGATGGAGCGGCTTCTTCAATTCGGACGGGCGGTGGCACAACGTGTTTGA
- a CDS encoding nitroreductase family deazaflavin-dependent oxidoreductase — translation MTEPSGSEQSFNEANIAEFRANGGKVGGQFEGFPLMLLTSTGAKSGAERVNPLAYFDIDGKAYIVGSAAGRPNNPAWVANVRANPDVAVEIGANPKTKATAVELPRAERDRVFAIVKQRAPGFAEYETLTDRVIPVFEIRLD, via the coding sequence ATGACCGAACCATCGGGCAGCGAGCAATCATTCAACGAGGCCAACATCGCCGAGTTCCGCGCCAACGGCGGCAAGGTCGGCGGCCAATTCGAGGGTTTTCCGCTCATGCTCTTGACGAGCACCGGAGCCAAATCGGGCGCCGAACGCGTGAACCCGTTGGCCTACTTCGATATCGACGGCAAGGCCTACATCGTGGGCTCGGCCGCTGGACGTCCCAACAACCCCGCCTGGGTAGCCAATGTGCGCGCCAACCCCGATGTCGCCGTAGAGATCGGCGCCAACCCGAAAACAAAGGCCACGGCCGTCGAACTCCCCCGCGCCGAGCGTGATCGAGTGTTCGCCATCGTCAAACAGCGTGCACCCGGATTCGCCGAGTACGAGACTCTGACGGACCGGGTGATCCCCGTGTTCGAGATACGCCTCGACTGA
- a CDS encoding serine hydrolase domain-containing protein has product MPQPDSAFDAALAPIRAAVNDRILAGAVTLVWQGGQLKHLAATGYRDVEAGLSMAENTIFRIASMTKPVISAAAMALVDDGTIRLSDPITTWLPEFADMRVLKDPGGPLDDTFRAPRTITVEDLLTHRSGLTYDFIATGAIAKAYQPLHTATFSEPDAWIAAIAALPLVYPPGERFHYSHSTDVLGLLIARAAGQPLNELLRQRILDPLRMSDTDFFVPEHKAGRLARLYGLDEHDQVVAADRGYLTSMPTSAPALCRGGGALASTAGDYLTFARALLGGGEADGVRILSPESTAALRANRLTPAQRELPAFGLPYWTGRGFGLGLSVVLDPNAAALFGPGGAGTFGWPGAFGTWWHADPKADAILMFLPQWRMPDLDPKAALASTSTLRLQLLHIQFAQAVYAAL; this is encoded by the coding sequence ATGCCCCAGCCCGACTCCGCCTTCGACGCCGCCCTTGCCCCGATCCGGGCGGCGGTCAATGACCGCATCCTGGCCGGAGCGGTGACGCTGGTGTGGCAGGGTGGGCAGCTCAAACACCTAGCCGCGACCGGCTACCGCGATGTCGAGGCAGGCCTGTCCATGGCCGAGAACACCATTTTCCGCATCGCGTCCATGACCAAGCCCGTCATCAGCGCAGCAGCCATGGCCCTCGTCGACGACGGCACGATCCGCTTGAGCGACCCGATCACCACATGGCTGCCGGAGTTCGCCGATATGCGGGTGCTCAAAGATCCGGGCGGGCCATTGGATGACACGTTTCGCGCGCCCCGCACCATCACGGTCGAGGATCTGCTGACCCACCGCAGCGGTCTGACGTACGACTTCATCGCGACCGGAGCTATCGCGAAGGCCTATCAGCCGCTGCACACGGCGACGTTCAGTGAGCCCGACGCATGGATAGCGGCCATCGCCGCGCTGCCGCTGGTGTACCCGCCCGGAGAGCGTTTCCACTACAGCCATTCCACCGATGTCCTCGGGTTACTAATCGCGCGCGCGGCCGGGCAGCCACTCAACGAGCTGCTGCGTCAACGAATCCTGGATCCGCTGCGCATGTCAGATACCGACTTCTTCGTTCCCGAACACAAGGCCGGACGACTGGCACGCCTGTATGGCCTCGACGAGCACGACCAGGTCGTGGCGGCCGATCGTGGCTATCTCACCTCGATGCCCACTTCGGCCCCCGCGCTGTGTCGTGGCGGCGGTGCGCTGGCTAGTACCGCAGGCGACTACCTGACCTTTGCGCGGGCACTGCTGGGTGGCGGCGAGGCCGACGGGGTACGCATTCTCTCCCCGGAGTCGACGGCGGCCCTGCGCGCCAACCGGCTCACGCCCGCTCAGCGGGAGCTGCCGGCATTCGGCCTGCCGTACTGGACCGGACGCGGCTTCGGCCTGGGCTTGTCGGTCGTCCTGGATCCGAATGCGGCCGCATTGTTCGGCCCCGGCGGCGCCGGGACCTTCGGCTGGCCTGGCGCGTTCGGCACATGGTGGCACGCCGATCCGAAGGCCGATGCGATCCTCATGTTCTTGCCGCAGTGGCGGATGCCCGACCTGGACCCCAAAGCCGCGTTGGCGAGCACATCTACCCTGCGTCTACAGCTGTTGCACATTCAGTTCGCGCAGGCCGTCTACGCCGCACTGTGA
- a CDS encoding aspartate carbamoyltransferase catalytic subunit, with the protein MKHLLSAADLTRDEATAILDDADRFLQALAGREVKKLPTLRGRTIITMFYENSTRTRVSFEVAGKWMSADVINVSASGSSVAKGESLRDTALTLRAIGADALIVRHPASGVAAQLAQWTSEGLADGPAVVNAGDGTHEHPTQALLDALTIRQRLGGLEGRRVVIVGDILHSRVARSNALLLNTFGAEVVLVAPPTLLPVGVETWPVTVSHDLDAELPGADAVLMLRVQAERMTGGFFPSAREYSVLYGLSEARQRLLSEHAVVLHPGPMLRGMEIASSVADSSQSAVLQQVSNGVHIRMAVLFHLLVGSSDSSEAVPA; encoded by the coding sequence GTGAAGCATCTGCTGTCGGCTGCCGACCTGACCCGCGACGAGGCGACCGCGATCCTCGACGACGCCGACCGGTTTCTGCAGGCTCTGGCGGGACGCGAGGTGAAAAAGCTGCCCACCCTGCGCGGGCGCACCATCATCACCATGTTCTATGAGAACTCCACGCGGACAAGGGTTTCCTTCGAAGTGGCGGGGAAGTGGATGAGTGCGGACGTGATCAACGTCAGCGCATCCGGTTCCTCGGTGGCCAAGGGTGAGTCGCTGCGCGACACCGCCCTGACCTTGCGTGCGATCGGCGCTGACGCGTTGATCGTCCGCCACCCGGCCTCCGGAGTCGCCGCGCAGCTTGCGCAGTGGACGTCAGAAGGACTGGCCGACGGACCCGCTGTGGTCAATGCCGGCGACGGTACCCACGAACATCCGACACAGGCACTGCTTGACGCGCTCACCATTCGCCAGCGGCTGGGCGGTCTGGAAGGTCGCCGCGTCGTGATCGTCGGGGACATCCTGCACAGTCGGGTCGCTCGCTCGAACGCTCTGCTGCTCAACACGTTCGGTGCCGAGGTGGTGCTGGTAGCTCCACCTACGCTGCTGCCCGTCGGCGTCGAGACGTGGCCGGTGACGGTCAGTCATGATTTGGATGCCGAGCTACCGGGTGCCGACGCGGTGCTGATGCTGCGGGTGCAGGCCGAACGTATGACCGGTGGCTTCTTCCCCTCGGCGCGCGAGTATTCGGTGCTGTACGGGTTGTCCGAGGCCCGGCAGCGGCTGCTCTCCGAACACGCGGTGGTGCTGCATCCGGGCCCGATGCTGCGCGGTATGGAAATCGCGTCCTCCGTGGCTGATTCTTCGCAATCAGCTGTTCTGCAACAGGTATCGAATGGAGTGCATATCCGCATGGCCGTGCTGTTCCACCTGCTGGTCGGGTCCTCCGATAGCTCCGAGGCGGTGCCCGCATGA